Proteins encoded within one genomic window of Ovis aries strain OAR_USU_Benz2616 breed Rambouillet chromosome 1, ARS-UI_Ramb_v3.0, whole genome shotgun sequence:
- the TENT5C gene encoding terminal nucleotidyltransferase 5C produces the protein MAEESSSTRDCVSFSVLTWDQVSRLHEVLTEVVPIHGRGNFPTLEITLKDIVQTVRGQLEEAGIKVQDVRLNGSAAGHVLVKDNGLGCKDLDLIFHVALPTEAEFQLVRDVVLCSLLNFLPEGVNKLKISPTTLKEAYVQKLVKVCTDADRWSLISLSNKNGRNVELKFVDSIRRQFEFSVDSFQIILDSLLFFYDCSGHPLSEHLHPTVIGESVYGDFEEALDHLQNRLIATKNPEEIRGGGLLKYSNLLVRDFRPTDQDEIKTLERYMCSRFFIDFPDILEQQRKLETYLQNHFAEEERSKYDYLMTLRRVVNESTVCLMGHERRQTLNLISLLALRVLAEQNIIPNASTVTCYYQPAPYVSDGNFSNYYAAHPPLTYSQPYPTWLPCN, from the coding sequence atggcagaggagagcAGCAGTACCAGGGACTGCGTGTCCTTCAGCGTGCTCACCTGGGACCAGGTGAGCCGTCTGCACGAGGTCCTGACTGAGGTGGTGCCCATCCATGGCCGAGGCAACTTCCCCACCTTGGAGATCACACTCAAGGACATTGTGCAGACTGTCCGTGGCCAGCTGGAGGAGGCAGGCATCAAAGTGCAGGATGTCCGGCTGAATGGCTCTGCGGCTGGCCATGTCCTGGTCAAAGACAATGGGTTGGGTTGCAAAGACCTGGACCTCATCTTTCACGTGGCTCTTCCCACGGAGGCCGAGTTTCAGCTGGTCAGGGATGTGGTGCTATGCTCTCTCCTGAACTTCCTGCCGGAGGGTGTGAACAAGCTCAAGATCAGCCCCACGACCCTGAAGGAGGCCTACGTCCAGAAGCTGGTGAAGGTGTGCACAGACGCTGACCGCTGGAGCCTCATCTCCCTCTCCAACAAGAACGGGCGCAACGTGGAGCTCAAGTTCGTTGACTCCATCCGGCGCCAGTTCGAGTTCAGCGTGGACTCGTTCCAGATCATTCTGGACTCCCTGCTTTTCTTCTACGACTGCTCCGGCCATCCCTTGTCCGAGCACCTGCACCCCACGGTCATCGGGGAGAGCGTGTATGGGGACTTCGAGGAAGCCCTGGACCACCTGCAGAACAGACTCATCGCCACCAAGAACCCCGAGGAGATCCGGGGCGGGGGGCTGCTCAAGTACAGCAACCTCCTGGTGCGGGACTTCCGGCCCACCGACCAGGATGAGATCAAGACCCTGGAGCGCTACATGTGCTCCCGGTTCTTCATCGACTTCCCGGACATCCTCGAGCAGCAGAGGAAGCTGGAGACCTACCTGCAGAACCACTTCGCCGAGGAGGAGAGGAGCAAGTACGACTACCTCATGACCCTGCGCAGGGTGGTCAACGAGAGCACCGTGTGCCTCATGGGCCATGAGCGCAGGCAGACCTTGAACCTCATCTCCCTGCTGGCCCTGCGCGTGCTGGCTGAGCAGAACATCATCCCCAACGCCAGCACCGTCACCTGCTACTACCAGCCTGCTCCCTACGTCAGCGACGGCAACTTCAGCAACTACTATGCGGCCCACCCCCCGCTCACCTACAGCCAGCCCTACCCCACCTGGCTGCCCTGTAACTAA